A window of Cryptomeria japonica chromosome 3, Sugi_1.0, whole genome shotgun sequence contains these coding sequences:
- the LOC131874493 gene encoding GDSL esterase/lipase At5g33370-like isoform X1 codes for MAVLVGSLLGLLVMLSGCFLDVKAAPAYFVFGDSLVDSGNNNYIATTARANSYPYGIDYPTGRPTGRFSNGLNIADFISMKLGAESVLPYLSPALNGDAFLRGANFASAGVGILNDTGVQFANIIRMPRQLQNFVQYKNRVAQILGVNETERLVAQGLISITLGGNDYVNNYYLTPVSLRSIQYRLPDYTRLIISEYEKILRQLYNLGGRRVLVTSTGPLGCAPGVKATRSRNGECAAELQRAASLFNSQVRSVVNRLNTEASAQVFTFADKYSMNMGLFNNPAAYGFVDTTNACCGQGRYNGVGLCTAASNLCRNRDSYLFWDNYHPSEKANRIIVDEFFEGSSSVMSPLNLRQMMKLDN; via the exons ATGGCAGTGCTTGTTGGGTCATTACTTGGATTGCTTGTCATGTTATCAGGTTGCTTTTTGGATGTAAAAGCAGCGCCTGCATACTTCGTGTTTGGAGATTCACTGGTGGACAGTGGCAACAACAATTACATAGCCACTACTGCAAGAGCCAACAGCTATCCTTATGGAATAGATTATCCCACTGGAAGACCCACCGGCCGATTCTCAAATGGACTCAATATAGCGGATTTTATAA GCATGAAGCTGGGGGCAGAATCTGTTCTACCGTACTTGAGTCCTGCGCTTAATGGGGACGCATTCCTCAGGGGTGCTAATTTTGCTTCTGCAGGCGTTGGGATCCTAAACGACACGGGAGTGCAATTC GCTAATATTATCAGAATGCCACGACAGTTGCAGAATTTTGTTCAATATAAAAACAGGGTGGCGCAGATCCTTGGAGTTAATGAAACTGAGAGACTTGTTGCACAGGGTCTTATATCGATTACTCTTGGAGGAAATGATTACGTCAATAACTACTACCTCACTCCTGTCTCACTCAGATCCATTCAGTATAGGTTACCAGATTACACTCGGTTGATAATCTCAGAATATGAGAAAATTCTCAGG CAATTGTACAACTTGGGAGGCAGAAGGGTGCTGGTAACATCAACAGGGCCATTAGGGTGTGCTCCTGGAGTGAAGGCCACCAGATCTCGCAATGGTGAATGCGCTGCAGAACTTCAGCGGGCTGCTTCGCTTTTTAATTCACAGGTTAGATCTGTTGTAAATCGACTCAACACTGAGGCTTCTGCTCAGGTTTTCACCTTCGCAGATAAATACTCTATGAATATGGGCTTGTTCAACAATCCTGCAGCATACG GATTTGTGGATACAACTAATGCATGTTGCGGACAAGGAAGATACAATGGAGTCGGCCTCTGCACTGCGGCTTCAAATCTGTGTAGAAACAGAGATTCATATTTATTCTGGGACAATTACCACCCCTCTGAGAAGGCCAACAGAATTATTGTCGACGAGTTTTTTGAGGGCTCTTCTTCCGTAATGAGCCCTCTTAACCTTAGACAGATGATGAAACTGGATAACTGA
- the LOC131874493 gene encoding GDSL esterase/lipase At5g33370-like isoform X2, which yields MAVLVGSLLGLLVMLSGCFLDVKAAPAYFVFGDSLVDSGNNNYIATTARANSYPYGIDYPTGRPTGRFSNGLNIADFISMKLGAESVLPYLSPALNGDAFLRGANFASAGVGILNDTGVQFANIIRMPRQLQNFVQYKNRVAQILGVNETERLVAQGLISITLGGNDYVNNYYLTPVSLRSIQYRLPDYTRLIISEYEKILRQLYNLGGRRVLVTSTGPLGCAPGVKATRSRNGECAAELQRAASLFNSQDLWIQLMHVADKEDTMESASALRLQICVETEIHIYSGTITTPLRRPTELLSTSFLRALLP from the exons ATGGCAGTGCTTGTTGGGTCATTACTTGGATTGCTTGTCATGTTATCAGGTTGCTTTTTGGATGTAAAAGCAGCGCCTGCATACTTCGTGTTTGGAGATTCACTGGTGGACAGTGGCAACAACAATTACATAGCCACTACTGCAAGAGCCAACAGCTATCCTTATGGAATAGATTATCCCACTGGAAGACCCACCGGCCGATTCTCAAATGGACTCAATATAGCGGATTTTATAA GCATGAAGCTGGGGGCAGAATCTGTTCTACCGTACTTGAGTCCTGCGCTTAATGGGGACGCATTCCTCAGGGGTGCTAATTTTGCTTCTGCAGGCGTTGGGATCCTAAACGACACGGGAGTGCAATTC GCTAATATTATCAGAATGCCACGACAGTTGCAGAATTTTGTTCAATATAAAAACAGGGTGGCGCAGATCCTTGGAGTTAATGAAACTGAGAGACTTGTTGCACAGGGTCTTATATCGATTACTCTTGGAGGAAATGATTACGTCAATAACTACTACCTCACTCCTGTCTCACTCAGATCCATTCAGTATAGGTTACCAGATTACACTCGGTTGATAATCTCAGAATATGAGAAAATTCTCAGG CAATTGTACAACTTGGGAGGCAGAAGGGTGCTGGTAACATCAACAGGGCCATTAGGGTGTGCTCCTGGAGTGAAGGCCACCAGATCTCGCAATGGTGAATGCGCTGCAGAACTTCAGCGGGCTGCTTCGCTTTTTAATTCACAG GATTTGTGGATACAACTAATGCATGTTGCGGACAAGGAAGATACAATGGAGTCGGCCTCTGCACTGCGGCTTCAAATCTGTGTAGAAACAGAGATTCATATTTATTCTGGGACAATTACCACCCCTCTGAGAAGGCCAACAGAATTATTGTCGACGAGTTTTTTGAGGGCTCTTCTTCCGTAA